The genomic stretch TCAATACGACCTTACTGGTTTTCAGGTGTCCTCACGGTAAATGTTAGCGTGCTACTTCTTAGTTTAGCATCACCAGATGAATCTAGTCTCGTAAGTCTATCTTCTAATTATCTTGCATGTTAATTTTCCGCTTctcctttttaatttatattacatgtatatatactaaCGTTATCGTTGACGTCTATTTTTTCAGAAATACGAGGTTGAATTCCTTCTGCAGCAGCAGTGGTATGATCCTCGACTTCGTTATTCAAACCAGTCTCATTACGACTATCTAAACGCAATACATCATCACGAAGACATTTGGTTACCagatacatatttcattatgCATGGCGACTTCAAAGTACGTCTTACTGTTAGCGTTATATATGCTCCATGTTGTAGTTGACTTAAAATTCGCAATTTGATTTTTAGGATtgtatgtaattgttttttgtatttttaaatttagaagaCTGTTcagttaacatttaaatatttcattgtctTTCAGGATCCAATAATACCGATGCATTTTGCGTTACGGATTTACCGCAATGGCACAATCAACTATTTAATGCGGCGGCATCTCATTTTGTCCTGTCAAGGCAGTCTCAACATTTTTCCATTTGATGACCCATTATGTTCTTTTGCACTAGAAAGTAGTGAGTAATCATTTACATGCTATGTCGTTCTTCTTATTTACTTGCAATAGgtatagacatttttttttgaattcttACAATGTATCTAGCACgttagaaaatgaaaaattacaaaaacgattttatctatttctccttttttatatgaatggaTTGTTCTTTATCATGTTTGGTAAAATTCGGTCAAAAAGAGCTGTTCCCTTTTGAACGGGGTcgagatgtttttttttacttatttatacaaatttatttaatattttaaaggttaCGGGTTCTCCTTCTCCTTAAAATATActcattagttttttttactttaattttaattaattcagtcttatttaattacttatttctgGTCTTCTGCTACGTCTACTATACTACtactataaatatcataattcatTCCGTGggtttattatgttataaatagatgAATTCTAAATTCATCATAAACTGGTCTGGTTTTACACAAaggtaaagtaataaaattatttcagtttctTATGAGCAGTCAGCAATAACCTACGTTTGGAAGAATGACGAGGACACACTGCGGAAGTCGCCGTCGCTCACTACTCTGAACGCATATCTTATACAGAACCAAACCATTCCTTGTCCTATAAAAGCTAGCTGGAGAGGTAACAAACACTTTTTTGTCACTAAACATGCCAACATTGCTTCAaatggaattatttatattaaaatatatataaccgCAGTTGTGCCTATATATATCGGCCCTAAATTATGTAGCTTAGTATCCCAACATCAACGTTTTCTTTGTTACAAGCACAACCTTATTCTTTGCACAGGGGAGGATATCGTGAATCAATAGAATATTCTGATTAACTCTTTTCAGCTTGGTCTTGTTTCGTGAAATTTTACTTTAAGTTGATGCATTATAGATAACATTAGATAGATAATATAGTAGAGTGTCTTTAATAGTAACAGCTTTCAAAAGTATCATATTGCAATAGAGTCGAtggttattttgtatatagcgATTGGTTTTTTAGTGATTGAGTATCGCATGTTCATTTTTCAtccaaacattaaatatatgtttataaatatcatctattgattataaatgttGCATAAAGTGAAAtagatatagaaaataaagaatagtTCGTTCACATTTTTGCAAGCAGCTGATGGTATTTCACTTTACGAGGATGACGAAGAGCTGACATGTAATCTTTGCCAGAGACGCTTTGAGGAGCAAGGTACTTGAGACGCACcggataaattaaaaacgagtCCGGTGCTATcgttattacaattaaatagcCCGCTTATGTACGAGTAAATGCGCTGTTGTGTTAGCGAGGAAGTCGGTTAAGACGGGGCTGATAGTCAAACCTTTCATTCCATTCTCACTTGACATTTAGTTacgtgttattattattttttaatcgtgTGCACGTAACTTTGTGTAAATGCACGTGTTAGCtgatagttttgttttaattggaGACTATGACATTTCACAATATTGCTGACACACTCAATAAGTACACAACACGCGTTACTCTTACAAGCAGGATTGTAGAGtttgtgaaagttttttttttgtttgtagtaATTCTGTAATACAAGGCCACTGAATGGAGTTATTTAGAATTGATAAGCattcacaaaaattttaatttcaagtgTAATGAAAAAACGGGAATCTTTTGAGCATGTTGCAGACATTACGAAAGCTATTCAATCCACAGGTAACTACAGCTGCTTAAAGGTGGATCTAATTTTTACAAGAGACCGAGCATTTTACTTTACCACAGTTTTTATTCCTGGCATTATCCTGGTGACCTCCTCCTTCATCACCTTTTGGCTGGAATGGAACGCAGTACCAGCCCGTTCCATGATAGGTAAAAATGGCTGGCAATTGGAATGTTCTCGGTCTTGAAACTGTTGTCTTCTTCTCTAAGTATGTAGATGTAATGCGGCTGCCATAACACGCTCCTATGTCACAGGCGCTCGATGCTTTATTGTTGGCAATGTAAAGTAGATGTATTACTAGGGAATGCCTTTATCACGAACGTAGAGAGTATTTTAGAAAATGCTTCGTATTTTAGGTAATTACAGCTGCCTCAGGGTGGACCTTATCTTCACACGGGATAGATCATTTTACTTCACAACAGTTTTCATTCCTGGCATCATTTTGGTGACATCATCGTTTATTACTTTTTGGCTGGAATGGAATGCAGTGCCTGCTAGAGTAATGATAGGTTTGTTCAGTTCTATTTCATTTGCTCGTTatctattgatttaaatttaagttctggtacctaatttattattataactcttCAAATCTTTCTAACAAATGAGTAGCAAAATGTTTTGGCTTTATTAGAAACACGTACCTACATAATCTTTACGTTCTgcatgattaaaaaattttaaagtgctTGAGCACCAAAcagttatttactttttttcaaGTGCAACATGAATCTCATTCGCCTGTAAAACGCAGAGAGCTatgctatttatttgtagGTTTAGTGATGTCGCACCATCAGTCAGggacatattataatttataattgtggAAATCTCTAGGTGTAACCACCATGCTGAATTTCTTCACAACATCCAACGGCTTTCGCTCCACGCTGCCCGTGGTGTCGAATTTGACGGCCATGAACGTGTGGGATGGCGTCTGCATGTGCTTCATCTACGCATCTCTACTGGAGTTCGTGTGTGTCAATTACGTTGGCAGAAAACGGCCTCTTCACAACGTTGTCTATAGACCAGGCGAAAATCCTGTAACACAGGTGAATATACGTTTATTATGCAAAGCTGCCTTTTCTGTAATTAATCCCGCGATTGGTGTATACTATGGCAACTCATTGTAGTGTTTAATTTGCACTCAAAGGATAGTGATAAAATAGGCGTTGAAGCGACTTATGAAACAAAGCGatgttataatgaaatgaatacataaagagtttattttataaaatatatttatttgctatgatatttgcattttaaatacttgttt from Zerene cesonia ecotype Mississippi unplaced genomic scaffold, Zerene_cesonia_1.1 Zces_u002, whole genome shotgun sequence encodes the following:
- the LOC119838332 gene encoding glycine receptor subunit alpha-4 isoform X5 is translated as MGWLCVVARAGAFFLMLTRVSALTSDIFAAGKSDKEILDNLLKNSRYDKRLLPPVDGVLTVNVSVLLLSLASPDESSLKYEVEFLLQQQWYDPRLRYSNQSHYDYLNAIHHHEDIWLPDTYFIMHGDFKDPIIPMHFALRIYRNGTINYLMRRHLILSCQGSLNIFPFDDPLCSFALESISYEQSAITYVWKNDEDTLRKSPSLTTLNAYLIQNQTIPCPIKASWRADGISLYEDDEELTCNLCQRRFEEQGNYSCLKVDLIFTRDRAFYFTTVFIPGIILVTSSFITFWLEWNAVPARSMIGNYSCLRVDLIFTRDRSFYFTTVFIPGIILVTSSFITFWLEWNAVPARVMIGVTTMLNFFTTSNGFRSTLPVVSNLTAMNVWDGVCMCFIYASLLEFVCVNYVGRKRPLHNVVYRPGENPVTQRLPAVLSRIGIILASPLGDKKRESTGAADLVTCTTCTGAPGSCTHTTNNGGVTEQCFVQVRKKEPPHPIRVAKTIDVIARITFPTAYAVFLIFFFIHYKAFS
- the LOC119838332 gene encoding glutamate-gated chloride channel isoform X16, with protein sequence MGWLCVVARAGAFFLMLTRVSALTSDIFAAGKSDKEILDNLLKNSRYDKRLLPPVDGVLTVNVSVLLLSLASPDESSLKYEVEFLLQQQWYDPRLRYSNQSHYDYLNAIHHHEDIWLPDTYFIMHGDFKDPIIPMHFALRIYRNGTINYLMRRHLILSCQGSLNIFPFDDPLCSFALESISYEQSAITYVWKNDEDTLRKSPSLTTLNAYLIQNQTIPCPIKASWRADGISLYEDDEELTCNLCQRRFEEQGNYSCLKVDLIFTRDRAFYFTTVFIPGIILVTSSFITFWLEWNAVPARSMIGVTTMLNFFTTSNGFRSTLPVVSNLTAMNVWDGVCMCFIYASLLEFVCVNYVGRKRPLHNVVYRPGENPVTQRLPAVLSRIGIILASPLGDKKRESTGAADLVTCTTCTGAPGSCTHTTNNGGVTEVRKKEPPHPIRVAKTIDVIARITFPTAYAVFLIFFFIHYKAFS
- the LOC119838332 gene encoding glutamate-gated chloride channel isoform X14, coding for MGWLCVVARAGAFFLMLTRVSALTSDIFAAGKSDKEILDNLLKNSRYDKRLLPPVDGVLTVNVSVLLLSLASPDESSLKYEVEFLLQQQWYDPRLRYSNQSHYDYLNAIHHHEDIWLPDTYFIMHGDFKDPIIPMHFALRIYRNGTINYLMRRHLILSCQGSLNIFPFDDPLCSFALESISYEQSAITYVWKNDEDTLRKSPSLTTLNAYLIQNQTIPCPIKASWRGNYSCLRVDLIFTRDRSFYFTTVFIPGIILVTSSFITFWLEWNAVPARVMIGVTTMLNFFTTSNGFRSTLPVVSNLTAMNVWDGVCMCFIYASLLEFVCVNYVGRKRPLHNVVYRPGENPVTQRLPAVLSRIGIILASPLEAMAFLHWAKSETPQPGSSGAGDKKRESTGAADLVTCTTCTGAPGSCTHTTNNGGVTEQCFVQVRKKEPPHPIRVAKTIDVIARITFPTAYAVFLIFFFIHYKAFS
- the LOC119838332 gene encoding glutamate-gated chloride channel isoform X22, encoding MGWLCVVARAGAFFLMLTRVSALTSDIFAAGKSDKEILDNLLKNSRYDKRLLPPVDGVLTVNVSVLLLSLASPDESSLKYEVEFLLQQQWYDPRLRYSNQSHYDYLNAIHHHEDIWLPDTYFIMHGDFKDPIIPMHFALRIYRNGTINYLMRRHLILSCQGSLNIFPFDDPLCSFALESISYEQSAITYVWKNDEDTLRKSPSLTTLNAYLIQNQTIPCPIKASWRGNYSCLKVDLIFTRDRAFYFTTVFIPGIILVTSSFITFWLEWNAVPARSMIGVTTMLNFFTTSNGFRSTLPVVSNLTAMNVWDGVCMCFIYASLLEFVCVNYVGRKRPLHNVVYRPGENPVTQRLPAVLSRIGIILASPLGDKKRESTGAADLVTCTTCTGAPGSCTHTTNNGGVTEVRKKEPPHPIRVAKTIDVIARITFPTAYAVFLIFFFIHYKAFS